From Anaerohalosphaeraceae bacterium, one genomic window encodes:
- a CDS encoding cofactor-independent phosphoglycerate mutase: MTAKYVIIVPDGAADNPQESLGGKTIFEAADIPNINKIARQGKQEIVHTVPKGMQPGSDVAMMSLLGYDPKTNYTGRAPIEAAAQEIPLGESDWVFRCNLVTTADEKMVDHSAGHITTKEATALIQEFAELVDNPAVRFYPGVSYRHLCVISGQDFTKVTTYPPHDYLGQKLSKIMPKGKGADLLKEMMAKSQQFFEDHPINKVRRDLKENPATTIWLWGQGRRAYLEKFQTKYGKTGAVITAVDLVRGLAKLVGFDLIQVPGATGYLDTNYAGKGEAAIEALDKYDLVLVHIEATDEAGHNGNPLQKKKALENIDKFIIGPIYEAIQTFEQWRILVMPDHPTPCDIRSHVGEPVPFAMAGSGIKNILDAPFSEPNSFESGFEIACGADLMEYFLKL; encoded by the coding sequence ATGACCGCCAAATACGTGATTATTGTACCGGATGGGGCTGCGGACAACCCGCAGGAAAGTTTAGGCGGCAAAACGATTTTTGAAGCTGCCGATATTCCCAATATCAACAAAATCGCCCGCCAGGGCAAACAGGAAATTGTTCACACCGTTCCCAAAGGAATGCAGCCCGGCAGCGACGTGGCAATGATGAGTCTGCTCGGATATGACCCGAAGACAAATTATACCGGACGGGCTCCCATCGAGGCCGCCGCCCAGGAAATTCCTCTGGGTGAGTCGGATTGGGTATTCCGCTGCAATTTGGTTACCACAGCGGACGAAAAAATGGTGGATCACAGCGCGGGCCACATCACCACAAAAGAAGCGACCGCCCTGATTCAGGAATTCGCTGAACTCGTCGATAATCCTGCCGTACGGTTCTATCCCGGCGTCAGTTACCGGCATTTGTGTGTCATCAGCGGACAGGACTTTACTAAGGTTACCACCTATCCCCCGCACGATTATCTGGGCCAGAAACTGAGCAAAATCATGCCCAAAGGGAAAGGGGCCGATTTGCTGAAAGAAATGATGGCCAAATCTCAGCAGTTTTTTGAAGACCATCCAATCAACAAAGTGCGGAGGGACCTGAAGGAAAATCCTGCTACAACCATTTGGCTCTGGGGCCAGGGGCGAAGGGCCTATCTGGAAAAATTCCAGACAAAATATGGAAAGACCGGTGCCGTCATCACGGCGGTGGATTTGGTTCGCGGACTGGCCAAGCTGGTTGGTTTTGACCTAATCCAAGTACCGGGTGCAACCGGTTATCTGGATACCAATTATGCCGGCAAAGGGGAAGCCGCCATTGAAGCCCTCGACAAGTACGATCTTGTACTGGTTCATATTGAAGCCACCGATGAGGCCGGGCACAACGGCAATCCGCTTCAAAAAAAGAAAGCCCTCGAAAATATCGACAAGTTCATCATCGGGCCGATTTATGAAGCCATTCAGACGTTCGAACAGTGGCGCATCCTTGTGATGCCGGACCACCCGACCCCCTGCGACATCCGTTCGCACGTCGGAGAACCGGTTCCTTTTGCCATGGCCGGCAGCGGCATTAAGAACATCCTCGACGCCCCATTCAGCGAACCGAACAGTTTTGAATCAGGTTTTGAGATCGCCTGCGGCGCGGATTTGATGGAATATTTTTTGAAGTTATAA
- a CDS encoding MltA domain-containing protein has product MNLCRQLFAAAGIVAAVLLMNGCKTARELEAPQYDRQLPPGQYALRKITDPAMIPDISLACYDTVDLRKAIDHSLSYLSKPSSKQYFPQGEITHQMAVDSLKTMADLLDQGLRGKALQNAILERFDFYQSVGCDDRGTVLFTGYYTPIFEGSLTADSRYRYPLYKQPEDLVKGPNGEILGRKMPNGSIVPYPSRREIEQTGMLKGQEVAWLADPFEVYIAHVQGSAILRLPDGKQVTLGYAANNGHEYNSVAQELIRDGVVPASGMSLKAMIDYFKAHPDQIDKYVYRNPRYVFFRIEQGNPRGSLNEPVTPLRTIATDKSIYPRGCLAFLKTVLPRPAGTRILKAPYTGFALDQDTGGAIRAPGRCDVYMGIGDQAGQMAGQTYEEGQLYYLFVKQSSVPQPSSPLLPVKK; this is encoded by the coding sequence ATGAATCTTTGCAGACAGCTGTTTGCAGCAGCAGGGATTGTAGCAGCGGTTTTGCTGATGAACGGATGTAAAACAGCGAGGGAACTGGAGGCCCCGCAGTATGACCGGCAGCTGCCGCCCGGACAATATGCTCTTCGAAAAATTACGGACCCGGCTATGATTCCGGATATCAGTTTGGCCTGTTACGACACGGTCGATTTGCGAAAAGCCATCGACCATAGTCTGAGTTATCTGTCGAAGCCGTCCAGCAAACAATACTTTCCGCAGGGGGAGATTACTCATCAGATGGCGGTTGATTCTCTGAAGACGATGGCGGATTTGCTGGATCAGGGGTTGCGGGGCAAAGCCCTTCAAAATGCGATATTAGAACGGTTTGACTTCTACCAGTCTGTTGGGTGCGATGACAGGGGAACGGTGCTCTTTACCGGCTATTACACGCCGATTTTTGAGGGTTCTCTGACGGCGGATTCACGATACCGCTATCCGCTTTACAAGCAGCCGGAGGATTTGGTGAAGGGTCCCAACGGAGAAATACTCGGGCGGAAAATGCCGAATGGTTCGATTGTACCGTATCCCTCCCGGCGGGAGATTGAACAGACCGGCATGCTCAAGGGACAGGAGGTTGCCTGGCTGGCGGACCCATTTGAAGTTTATATTGCTCACGTACAGGGCTCAGCGATTCTTCGCCTGCCGGACGGAAAACAGGTTACGCTCGGTTATGCCGCCAACAACGGACATGAGTACAACAGCGTAGCTCAGGAACTGATTCGGGATGGAGTGGTTCCCGCCTCCGGAATGAGTCTGAAAGCGATGATTGATTATTTCAAGGCACATCCGGACCAGATTGACAAATACGTCTACCGCAATCCTCGGTACGTCTTTTTCCGAATCGAGCAGGGCAATCCTCGCGGAAGCCTGAACGAGCCGGTCACACCGCTGCGGACGATAGCCACGGATAAGTCGATTTATCCCCGCGGCTGCCTGGCTTTCCTGAAGACCGTTCTGCCGCGTCCGGCCGGCACCCGGATTCTCAAGGCCCCTTATACCGGGTTTGCTTTGGACCAGGACACAGGCGGAGCCATTCGGGCTCCCGGACGCTGCGATGTGTATATGGGCATCGGCGACCAGGCCGGGCAGATGGCCGGGCAGACGTATGAGGAAGGGCAGTTGTATTATCTCTTTGTGAAGCAGTCTTCCGTTCCTCAGCCCTCAAGCCCGCTGCTGCCTGTCAAAAAATAA
- a CDS encoding homoserine dehydrogenase translates to MEETKLRVGLIGFGTVGTGVAKLILEEADAIAARTGVRLELACVIDKDTTTPRRIRLPEGLLSDNLDRLLNDPSIAVGIELVGGTTAARQIHHQLLWAGKHIVTANKALLAEYGEELYSAAVQANRCIGFEASCCGGIPIILAIRSGLAANRILGLYGIFNGTCNYILSKMTKSGSDFKTVLAEAQSKGYAEADPTLDINGTDTAHKLAILGGLAFERRISMSDIYVEGIERIEIEDIRNAREMGYVIKLLAIGQMNGDGTLSLRVHPSLIHEDTPLAAVSGPFNAVSIHGHAVGRTMFYGRGAGMMATASAVVADLIEIGLGSVQRTFHSIPMVSGRQKTIPIKPIDEIECRFYIRLMAKDEPGVVAKYGRILANHKISIRGAIQHEGRGPENTVPVVITTHPTLERNMFNALDELSRLKVISGRPVCIRIVDIPEDSE, encoded by the coding sequence ATGGAAGAAACGAAACTCCGAGTGGGCTTAATCGGCTTTGGAACCGTAGGAACGGGAGTGGCCAAGCTGATTCTGGAAGAGGCCGATGCCATAGCTGCTCGAACCGGAGTTCGACTGGAACTGGCTTGCGTCATTGACAAAGACACAACTACTCCTCGCCGGATTCGACTCCCGGAAGGGCTTTTAAGCGACAATCTCGACCGTCTTTTGAATGACCCGAGCATCGCGGTTGGAATCGAGCTTGTCGGAGGCACAACAGCCGCCCGCCAAATCCACCACCAGCTCCTCTGGGCAGGCAAACATATTGTAACCGCCAATAAGGCCCTTCTGGCGGAATACGGAGAGGAGCTGTACAGCGCCGCCGTGCAGGCAAATCGATGCATCGGTTTTGAGGCCAGCTGCTGCGGGGGAATTCCGATCATTTTGGCGATTCGAAGCGGTCTGGCCGCCAATCGGATTCTGGGACTGTACGGCATTTTCAACGGGACCTGCAACTACATCCTCAGCAAGATGACGAAGAGCGGTTCCGATTTCAAAACGGTCCTGGCAGAAGCGCAGTCCAAGGGATATGCCGAGGCGGATCCGACGCTTGATATTAACGGAACCGATACGGCTCATAAACTGGCGATTCTGGGCGGGCTGGCTTTTGAACGCAGAATTTCGATGAGCGATATTTATGTTGAAGGCATTGAGCGGATTGAAATTGAAGATATTCGCAATGCCCGGGAGATGGGCTATGTTATTAAACTGCTGGCGATCGGCCAGATGAACGGTGATGGAACCCTTTCGTTGCGGGTCCATCCGTCACTGATTCACGAAGATACCCCTTTGGCGGCTGTGTCAGGGCCCTTCAATGCCGTCAGTATCCACGGGCACGCCGTCGGACGGACAATGTTCTATGGGCGCGGTGCGGGAATGATGGCCACAGCCAGTGCCGTTGTTGCCGACTTGATTGAAATCGGACTGGGCTCTGTCCAGCGGACATTCCATTCAATTCCGATGGTCTCCGGCAGACAGAAGACTATTCCTATTAAGCCCATCGATGAAATCGAGTGCCGGTTTTATATTCGTCTGATGGCCAAAGACGAGCCCGGCGTAGTGGCCAAATACGGGCGGATTCTGGCCAACCACAAAATCAGCATCCGCGGAGCCATACAGCACGAAGGGCGCGGACCGGAAAATACGGTGCCGGTTGTGATTACAACCCATCCGACCCTCGAACGAAATATGTTTAATGCACTGGATGAACTGAGCCGCCTGAAGGTCATCAGCGGCCGGCCGGTGTGCATTCGCATTGTTGATATTCCGGAGGATTCGGAATGA
- a CDS encoding lipopolysaccharide kinase InaA family protein, which yields MHTLTRQKGLREYRLQHFAAEKPGNAAFEQLWDMPLTPLDQPNRKESGFSQVFLWKAERGNLIVKRQSDYFSRTLLHPLRGIPTLQREFENLLLLERKGIAVPRPLYFGCRRKDGHTQAVLITEYADGFLSLETLLSQWAHERPSLLCRKEMIAAVAAAVRNLHQHRISHRHLVPKHILLKPDSAPIRVILIDLEAAEPFRPFRKNRQADLASLNNRCRFVSQTDKLRFLFSYLEISKWTPSAKHFAREILRKTYQKSRSSLQKSTNRMSCV from the coding sequence TTGCATACGCTGACCAGGCAGAAGGGGCTGAGAGAATACCGCCTTCAACATTTCGCCGCTGAAAAACCGGGCAACGCTGCTTTTGAGCAGCTCTGGGACATGCCGCTGACCCCGCTGGATCAGCCGAATCGGAAAGAATCCGGTTTCAGCCAGGTATTTCTGTGGAAAGCGGAAAGAGGAAACTTGATTGTCAAAAGGCAATCCGACTATTTCAGCCGGACATTGCTTCATCCGCTGAGAGGCATTCCGACTCTTCAAAGGGAATTTGAGAATCTGCTGCTTCTGGAGCGGAAAGGAATCGCAGTTCCCCGACCGCTTTATTTCGGCTGCCGCCGCAAGGACGGACATACGCAAGCCGTTCTGATCACCGAATATGCGGACGGTTTTCTATCTCTGGAGACACTGCTGTCTCAGTGGGCCCATGAACGGCCGTCTCTGCTTTGCCGAAAAGAAATGATTGCCGCCGTCGCCGCTGCGGTTCGAAATCTTCATCAGCATCGAATCTCTCATCGTCATTTGGTCCCCAAGCATATTCTTTTAAAACCGGACAGTGCACCGATTCGGGTCATTCTGATTGATTTGGAGGCAGCGGAGCCGTTCCGTCCTTTTCGAAAAAACCGGCAGGCGGATTTGGCATCTTTGAATAATCGCTGCCGTTTTGTGAGCCAAACCGACAAACTCCGGTTTTTATTTTCTTACCTTGAAATCTCAAAATGGACCCCTTCTGCCAAACACTTCGC
- a CDS encoding glycine zipper 2TM domain-containing protein, producing the protein MRLFITAGCVVSLVLLSGCTSGEGYYRKDYDYSNVQKIAVVDVIGPVGGEAARNQIADFFAMELLKKGYSPIERAQVHVLLKEQEFQASAITSSEDAAKAGRILNVPAVLIVNIPKFGEDIQMTAKMVNVEDGSILWMSTGKGKGGKTLGTIVGAAAGAIIGYAVTGEDDKVLGAIGGGVAGGAAGNLLTPDEAEKMLEIIRKVCETLPSRQVRYQKIKD; encoded by the coding sequence ATGAGACTGTTCATAACGGCAGGATGTGTAGTGTCTTTGGTTCTTCTGAGCGGCTGCACCAGCGGAGAGGGGTATTACCGCAAGGATTACGACTATTCAAATGTCCAAAAGATTGCCGTGGTGGATGTCATCGGTCCGGTCGGGGGAGAGGCCGCCCGCAATCAAATTGCCGACTTTTTTGCGATGGAGCTTCTGAAAAAGGGATACTCCCCGATTGAACGGGCCCAAGTACATGTGCTTCTGAAGGAACAGGAGTTTCAGGCCTCTGCAATCACCAGCAGTGAGGATGCCGCCAAAGCCGGACGAATTCTGAATGTACCGGCGGTGCTGATTGTCAACATTCCCAAATTCGGCGAAGACATTCAGATGACTGCAAAAATGGTGAATGTGGAAGACGGCAGCATTCTGTGGATGTCCACCGGCAAGGGGAAAGGCGGGAAAACCCTCGGCACGATCGTCGGAGCGGCTGCCGGTGCGATTATTGGGTATGCGGTGACAGGAGAGGATGACAAAGTTCTCGGGGCCATCGGCGGAGGCGTTGCAGGCGGAGCCGCCGGCAACCTGCTGACACCGGATGAGGCGGAAAAGATGCTCGAGATTATCCGGAAAGTCTGTGAAACCCTGCCTTCCAGACAGGTCCGATATCAGAAAATAAAAGATTAA